The genomic interval TAACAGGAGATTTTGCAAGTGTGGAATCTTCACTTAAAGCTGTTCTTGCATTTTTACAAGAAACTTTAAAGTTCTATATCTGTGAAATTACGAGGTCTTAATTATGAAAAAGACTATGTTAATAGGTAGAACAGGTTGTGGGAAAACAACTTTAACTCAAAAATTAATGAATGAAGAAGTTAAATATAAAAAAACACAATCTGTTACATACAAAAGTAAAATTATAGACACTCCAGGTGAGTATGTTGAAAATAAGATGTACTATAAATCATTATTAGTTTTATCAGCAGATGCTAAACTAATAGTTTTAGTACAATCAGCAATAGATGGAGCAACATTATTTCCACCAAAATTTTCAACAATGTTTCCTAGAAAAGAAGTTATTGGGGTTATAACTAAGACAGATTTAGAAAATGCTAATGTTGAAAGAAGTAGAAAGTTTTTAGTGGAAGCAGGAGTAACAGAAGTATTTACAATAGGACTTGATGACAGTGAGGGCTTAGAAGAAATTAGAAAAAGGTTGGTAGCAGATGAGTCTTAGAGTTGTTGTAGTGGAAGATGAAACACTTACAAGAATTGATCTAATAGAAATATTAAAAGAGAATGGCTATGATGTAGTGGGAGAAGCTACAGATGGAATAGAAGCAGTTGAAATTTGTAAAAAATTGCAACCTGATATAGTTCTTTTAGACATAAAAATACCATATATTTCAGGCTTAAAAGTTGCAAATATTTTGAAAGAAGATGGTTTTAAAGGTTGTATCATAATTTTAACAGCCTATAATATTGCTGAGTATATCCAAGAGGCTTCAAATACAATAGTTATGGGCTATATTTTAAAACCTATAGATGAACCTATTTTTCTTGAAAGATTGAAACTAATTTATAAGAACTATAAATTATATGATGATTTAAAGAAAGAAGTTGAAGAAACTAAAAAGAAACTTGAAGAAAGAAAAGTTATAGAAAGAGCCAAAGGAATAGTTATGGCTAAGTATACTCTATCTGAAGAAGAAGCATATAA from Fusobacterium pseudoperiodonticum carries:
- a CDS encoding EutP/PduV family microcompartment system protein; the protein is MKKTMLIGRTGCGKTTLTQKLMNEEVKYKKTQSVTYKSKIIDTPGEYVENKMYYKSLLVLSADAKLIVLVQSAIDGATLFPPKFSTMFPRKEVIGVITKTDLENANVERSRKFLVEAGVTEVFTIGLDDSEGLEEIRKRLVADES
- a CDS encoding ANTAR domain-containing response regulator, which translates into the protein MSLRVVVVEDETLTRIDLIEILKENGYDVVGEATDGIEAVEICKKLQPDIVLLDIKIPYISGLKVANILKEDGFKGCIIILTAYNIAEYIQEASNTIVMGYILKPIDEPIFLERLKLIYKNYKLYDDLKKEVEETKKKLEERKVIERAKGIVMAKYTLSEEEAYKKMRDLSMQKRISMSKLAEIIIMTGGLE